The nucleotide window GTAAAAAAAATAAAAATAGACTTTAATGGATTTGAAATTGAGGATAAATTTGTTGTTGGCTATGGTCTTGATTATGCTGAGAAGTACAGGAATTTGCCTTATATAGGAGTGGTAAAAGAGGATGTGTACTCTTAAACGTATTGCCAAAAATTAAGGCGTATGTTATAATTATAAATTGTATAAATGTTTCCTTATTGAGGGGAGGTAAGTTGTTTGAATAATTTCACGAAGAATTTAGGTATTTATGTAGTATTAATAGTATTATCAATCTTAGTAGCTCATTTTTTTATGCAGCAAACCCCTGCTACAATTGAGGATTTTTCATATAGTGATCTAATAAGAGGGGTAGAAAATGGTGAGATTCAAGAAGTAACTATAATAGGTAATCAGGAGGTAACAGGTTTATATAATAATATGGAATTTGAGGTTGCAATACCTCCAGAAGAAATTCCAGCTTTAATGTCAGCTTTAAAGGAAAACGATGTGCTTATAAATACTAGACCTGAACCAACTGCTCCATGGTGGATAAGTATTATAGGTTATATGTTACCAATTGGTATTATACTTGTTGTTTGGTTATTTATTATGCAGAGGATGCAGGGTGGCGGCAATCAAATGATGTCTTTTGGGAAAAGTCGTGCTCGGCTTAATGAGAGTGAAAAAAAGGTTACTTTTGACGATGTAGCTAATTATGAAGAGGTTAAAGAGGAATTAGCTGAAGTTGTAGAGTTTTTAAAAGGACCTAGAAAATTCACTAAAATGGGTGCTAAGATCCCTAAAGGTGTATTGTTAGTAGGACCACCTGGTACAGGTAAAACATTGTTAGCTAGAGCTGTTGCTGGCGAAGCTGGGGTACCATTTTTTATTATCAGTGGATCTGATTTTGTTGAAATGTTTGTAGGTGTTGGTGCATCTCGTGTCCGTGATTTATTTGAGCAGGGCAAAAAGAATTCTCCATGTATTATCTTTATTGATGAGCTAGATGCTGTCGGAAGACAGAGAGGTGCAGGTTTAGGTGGCGGACATGATGAGCGTGAACAAACTCTAAATCAATTATTAGTAGAGATGGATGGATTTGAGACTAATGAAGGTATTATTGTAATGGCTGCGACTAACAGGCCAGATGTTCTAGATCCAGCTTTATTAAGGCCTGGGAGATTTGATAGGCAGGTCATTGTAGATTATCCGGATATTAGGGGACGTGAAGGTATATTAAAGATACACCTTAGAAATAAACCTATATCTGATGATGTTGATACTAGAATAATAGCTAAAAGAACTCCTGGTTTTACAGGTGCAGATATGGAAAACTTGGCTAATGAAGCTGCTATTCTTGCAGTAAGACGCAAAAAAGATGTTATTTCAATGGATGAATTTGATGATGCTATTGATAGGGTTATAGCAGGTCCAGCTAAAAAGAGCAAAAAGGTTTCAGAAAAAGATAGGAATTTGGTTGCATATCATGAAACAGGTCATGCAATATTAGGTGAATTATTAGAGCATGGGAAAAGGACCCATAAAGTTACTATTATCCCACGTGGAAGAGCTGGAGGGTACACTATTCCTTTACCTGAGGAAGAAACAGACTACCATACTAAAAAAGAGTGGTTAGATGAAGTTACCTCTCTGTTAGGGGGAAGAGCTGCAGAAGAGATTTTCCTTGATGATATTAGCAGTGGTGCTAGTAATGATATGGAAAGAGCTACTCAGATTGTTAGGTCTATGGTAACAGAATACGGCATGAGTGAAAAATTAGGACCACTAACACTTGGTCAAAAGCATGATAAACAGGTATTTTTAGGGAGAGATATCTCAAGACAACGGAATTATAGTGAAAAGGTTGCAGCAGAGATAGATAATGAGATAAGTTCAATTATTAATGGATGTTATCAAAAAGCCTTAAAGATGCTTCAAGATAATACTGCTAAAGTTGAAAGAATTGTAAGAGCCTTAAAGGAAAGAGAAACTCTAAATTCAAAAGAAATTAAGAAGTTAATGAATGGAGAAACTCTTGATCCTATAGATGATAGCGACAAAAGTACAGGTGTGCAAGAAGAAAAAGATGATAAGAATGCTAATGATGGTAAAGTAGATTTTTAGTTTTTCTTATTCTAAAACAAAATTTTCAAGCAGAAGTCAGTCTTTTTATACTTTTAGATAGGTATAAAAGGCTGACTTTTTGATTTATATTTAAGAATATATAATCTAAAAGGATTGATGTACTTATTACTTCTATGTATAAGTTATTTTTTAGGGATAAGACTATATTAAAAAGTTGTTTTATTTATACTAAGGAAGGTGACTGATTTGAAATTATTATCAGGGAAAGATAGGAAAGTAAAAGAAGCAATAGTAGCCATCAGTAAAAACAACTATGAAGGTGATGCTATTAAAGAGTCTTTATCATTATTAGATATTGATAATATAATAGATAGTAAGTCAGCAGTAATGATTACACCTAACTGGGTAGAGAATAAAAAG belongs to Halanaerobiaceae bacterium ANBcell28 and includes:
- the ftsH gene encoding ATP-dependent zinc metalloprotease FtsH, producing MNNFTKNLGIYVVLIVLSILVAHFFMQQTPATIEDFSYSDLIRGVENGEIQEVTIIGNQEVTGLYNNMEFEVAIPPEEIPALMSALKENDVLINTRPEPTAPWWISIIGYMLPIGIILVVWLFIMQRMQGGGNQMMSFGKSRARLNESEKKVTFDDVANYEEVKEELAEVVEFLKGPRKFTKMGAKIPKGVLLVGPPGTGKTLLARAVAGEAGVPFFIISGSDFVEMFVGVGASRVRDLFEQGKKNSPCIIFIDELDAVGRQRGAGLGGGHDEREQTLNQLLVEMDGFETNEGIIVMAATNRPDVLDPALLRPGRFDRQVIVDYPDIRGREGILKIHLRNKPISDDVDTRIIAKRTPGFTGADMENLANEAAILAVRRKKDVISMDEFDDAIDRVIAGPAKKSKKVSEKDRNLVAYHETGHAILGELLEHGKRTHKVTIIPRGRAGGYTIPLPEEETDYHTKKEWLDEVTSLLGGRAAEEIFLDDISSGASNDMERATQIVRSMVTEYGMSEKLGPLTLGQKHDKQVFLGRDISRQRNYSEKVAAEIDNEISSIINGCYQKALKMLQDNTAKVERIVRALKERETLNSKEIKKLMNGETLDPIDDSDKSTGVQEEKDDKNANDGKVDF